A region from the Paraurantiacibacter namhicola genome encodes:
- a CDS encoding alpha/beta fold hydrolase, whose translation MTEPSDDTDALIRSAYAVVANPERLFALQGMLERASLRADGTVENMEQHLRQAGDVFDEVHLGPDADFSGFALVPQTGEPAGGAGTSAARPIVSLDRDGTVIRHREGVLGAAEVRPGTPLPAAVLGMEGGARKRLAAALETSAADGFAYLRLHAGEDDERGMMTIVSSVVRDGTPQFDLFPIGLKWNPQDGAAFAEATGLTATESELIGYVVDGRSLRDFAADRGRALGTARNQMKAVFRKLAIGSQAELVSLYAGYVKSLEIRQLHGKLPEASTASHVAKLADGTHMAFERYGKRGGQPVILLHGAIEGPFATPAMERAAADAGLELFVPWMPFYSDEVAAGKPLLTIRRFVDKLPLFMDALGIGQAPMLAASVSGAYGLATLKAFPTRFFGLVLCGFAPPLSRFGGEDKVNPIWRAPLVVGRRAPAAMDLVVRAVVRLGMRGEAYRYFDRLLVDSPVDRETLRRPDVGAVVRKAIHNRPDRAGRALAHAILVQAQDWGDWLEGHDKPVRVIIGAQDAVHAPDQQIRFCRQLGFEPVGPLVDTGGFSLFQQPARIFAKLSAMAAAGD comes from the coding sequence TTGACCGAGCCATCTGACGACACCGACGCGCTGATCCGGTCGGCCTATGCCGTGGTCGCCAATCCGGAGCGGCTTTTCGCCCTGCAGGGCATGCTGGAGCGCGCCTCGCTGAGGGCCGATGGCACGGTGGAAAATATGGAGCAGCACCTTCGCCAGGCCGGTGACGTGTTCGACGAAGTACACCTTGGACCCGATGCCGATTTCTCCGGTTTCGCACTCGTGCCACAGACCGGCGAGCCTGCCGGTGGCGCTGGGACCTCAGCTGCCAGGCCCATTGTTTCGCTGGACCGGGACGGGACGGTCATCCGGCATCGCGAGGGCGTGCTTGGCGCTGCCGAAGTGCGCCCGGGAACGCCGCTGCCTGCCGCCGTATTGGGTATGGAAGGCGGCGCGCGAAAGAGGCTGGCCGCGGCACTGGAAACGTCGGCCGCCGACGGTTTTGCTTACCTGCGCCTGCATGCCGGGGAGGATGACGAGCGCGGCATGATGACCATCGTATCTTCGGTCGTGCGGGATGGCACGCCGCAGTTCGACCTCTTCCCGATCGGCCTGAAGTGGAACCCGCAGGATGGCGCGGCCTTTGCCGAGGCCACGGGGCTTACCGCCACCGAGAGCGAGCTGATCGGCTATGTCGTGGATGGCCGCTCGCTGCGTGATTTCGCGGCGGATCGTGGACGTGCACTGGGCACGGCGCGCAACCAGATGAAGGCGGTGTTCCGCAAGCTGGCCATTGGGTCGCAGGCGGAGCTTGTCTCGCTTTATGCAGGTTATGTGAAGTCGCTCGAAATCCGGCAACTGCATGGCAAATTGCCGGAAGCATCCACGGCCAGCCATGTCGCCAAGCTCGCCGATGGCACGCACATGGCTTTCGAAAGATACGGCAAGCGCGGCGGGCAGCCGGTCATCCTGCTGCACGGTGCGATAGAGGGGCCTTTTGCTACACCGGCCATGGAGCGGGCAGCAGCCGATGCAGGGCTGGAGCTGTTCGTGCCATGGATGCCCTTCTATTCTGATGAAGTCGCCGCCGGGAAACCGCTGCTGACCATCAGGCGCTTCGTCGACAAATTGCCGCTCTTCATGGACGCGCTCGGAATAGGGCAGGCGCCCATGCTCGCGGCAAGCGTCTCAGGCGCTTACGGCCTGGCCACGCTAAAGGCTTTTCCGACGCGCTTTTTCGGCCTGGTCCTGTGCGGTTTTGCGCCGCCACTTTCGCGTTTTGGCGGGGAGGACAAGGTCAACCCCATCTGGCGTGCACCGCTGGTGGTGGGGCGCCGGGCCCCTGCAGCAATGGACCTGGTGGTGCGCGCTGTCGTCAGGCTGGGCATGCGCGGCGAAGCCTATCGCTATTTCGACCGCCTGCTGGTGGACAGCCCGGTCGACCGCGAGACGCTGCGGCGGCCCGATGTCGGCGCAGTAGTGCGCAAGGCGATCCATAACCGGCCGGACCGTGCAGGGCGCGCGCTTGCCCATGCGATATTGGTGCAGGCGCAGGACTGGGGCGACTGGCTGGAAGGCCATGACAAGCCTGTCCGTGTTATCATCGGTGCGCAGGACGCCGTGCACGCCCCCGACCAGCAGATCCGCTTCTGCCGGCAGCTTGGCTTCGAACCGGTAGGTCCGCTGGTAGACACGGGCGGCTTCAGCCTGTTCCAGCAGCCGGCGCGCATCTTTGCCAAACTGTCCGCCATGGCGGCAGCCGGGGACTAG
- a CDS encoding LuxR C-terminal-related transcriptional regulator: protein MSDSPITEDLIRAAYAVVGRPERLVGLLEDASELGTLDDADAGRLEAHFDQVTRLLDEVDNTIGEDFGGWSGEDPARQSDEGGEVAILRRGPKLCVMGEAPSWLGDWTDGEPLPEWASEASCQALKDINAGLRGQPVRTAMMVRLRTSRMNEAGSLFLAQFFEDDSGPGFRLRPIRLRWDERVGELFASVMKLTPTEATLARYVVDGLTLTQFAESRGRSVGTARNQLKVLQRKLGIASQIDLVSLYGGFHASFLDAEERRRPAPAMPAAQVFTTAGGAALPYETHGPADGIPLLYLHATADGAYLTPRQLAAVRANGFRVIAPWLPFYAGTQYAGSGHDAVEDFCARTEDLLDSLGVERCIIVSVRVSAPYGFRLMQRGGARFCGLVAAGAVTPIRTASDLSHLAVGYRAPMRLARRAPAFVRLYFAAAARMMRRDRGAGFFRSLYGSSEADMAVLEDPEVVEVMRRTMQRTFQDGYEATLQQTLLSAGDWSAFCEGLGGKATLVCGAQDGLAPPEAQRRLCKDYGFDLVGPLDNCGSLLIHQVPRLVFDTARARWDAAQ, encoded by the coding sequence ATGTCTGACAGTCCAATCACGGAAGACCTGATCCGCGCAGCATATGCGGTTGTTGGACGTCCCGAGCGGCTGGTCGGCCTCTTGGAAGATGCATCGGAGCTTGGCACGCTGGACGATGCCGACGCGGGCCGGCTGGAAGCACATTTCGACCAGGTCACCAGACTGCTGGACGAAGTCGACAATACGATCGGGGAAGATTTTGGCGGCTGGTCCGGAGAAGACCCCGCCCGGCAGAGCGACGAGGGGGGCGAGGTCGCGATACTCCGCCGCGGCCCGAAACTCTGCGTGATGGGCGAAGCGCCTTCCTGGCTGGGGGATTGGACGGACGGCGAGCCGTTGCCGGAGTGGGCATCGGAAGCCTCATGCCAGGCCTTGAAAGACATCAACGCCGGACTGCGCGGGCAACCTGTGCGAACGGCCATGATGGTCCGCCTGCGCACTTCACGCATGAACGAAGCTGGAAGCCTTTTCTTGGCCCAGTTTTTCGAAGACGACAGCGGCCCCGGCTTTCGCCTGCGCCCGATCCGCCTGCGCTGGGACGAGCGAGTGGGCGAACTGTTCGCCAGTGTCATGAAGCTGACGCCGACCGAGGCCACGCTGGCCCGCTACGTCGTGGACGGCCTGACCCTGACGCAATTCGCCGAGTCTCGCGGGCGATCGGTGGGAACGGCGCGCAACCAGCTCAAGGTCTTGCAGCGCAAGCTGGGTATCGCCTCGCAGATCGACCTTGTTTCGCTTTACGGCGGCTTCCACGCCAGCTTCCTGGATGCAGAGGAGAGGCGCAGACCTGCCCCGGCCATGCCTGCCGCACAGGTCTTCACGACGGCAGGCGGGGCGGCGCTGCCCTATGAGACTCACGGCCCGGCCGATGGGATACCGCTGCTGTACCTGCATGCCACGGCAGATGGCGCTTACCTGACACCGCGGCAGCTTGCGGCCGTCAGGGCAAACGGCTTCCGCGTGATCGCCCCCTGGCTGCCGTTCTATGCCGGTACGCAGTATGCCGGATCCGGCCATGACGCGGTCGAAGATTTCTGCGCGCGGACCGAAGATCTGCTCGATTCCCTGGGGGTAGAGCGCTGCATCATCGTGAGTGTGCGCGTTTCTGCGCCCTATGGATTTCGCCTGATGCAGCGCGGCGGCGCGCGCTTTTGCGGGCTTGTTGCGGCGGGCGCCGTCACCCCGATCAGGACCGCGAGCGATCTCAGCCACCTCGCCGTGGGATACCGTGCTCCCATGCGCCTGGCGCGCAGGGCTCCCGCCTTCGTGCGCCTGTATTTCGCCGCTGCCGCCCGCATGATGCGGCGCGACCGCGGGGCCGGCTTCTTTCGCAGCCTGTACGGATCGAGCGAGGCGGACATGGCGGTGCTGGAGGACCCCGAAGTGGTGGAAGTCATGCGCCGCACAATGCAGCGCACGTTCCAGGATGGGTATGAGGCGACCCTGCAGCAGACGCTGCTGTCTGCCGGGGACTGGAGCGCCTTTTGCGAAGGGCTTGGTGGCAAGGCGACCCTCGTGTGCGGCGCGCAAGATGGCCTCGCCCCGCCGGAGGCGCAGCGCCGGCTCTGCAAGGATTACGGCTTCGACCTGGTCGGGCCGCTTGATAATTGCGGATCGCTGTTGATCCACCAAGTCCCGCGGCTGGTGTTCGATACGGCGAGGGCGCGCTGGGATGCAGCGCAATAA
- a CDS encoding transglutaminase-like domain-containing protein, which translates to MATNIEVTLAFRLEQPTDILLQFEAADIPEQQILSATCSLDEADHMARVPAQDDIGLRMWLNANCRYDVHYAASVAVERLLPDIASLARLDSHDLPGEAVQYLFDSRYIPADRFQNFVTEEFGSSTGGAQVLAMSDWIGSHLSYVPGVSNANTTGMDTFVERQGVCRDYAHVMIMLARAAGIPARYVSLYDPGVTPQDFHAVAEVFLADPGVKDGGAWHLVDPTGMADPAHSVKIGVGRDAADVSFLTSFGNCEMLEQSVSVTRSEDE; encoded by the coding sequence ATGGCCACCAATATCGAAGTGACACTCGCCTTCCGGCTGGAGCAGCCGACGGACATCCTGCTGCAATTCGAGGCAGCGGACATTCCCGAGCAGCAGATCCTGTCCGCCACATGCTCGCTGGACGAGGCAGATCACATGGCCCGCGTGCCTGCGCAGGACGATATCGGCCTTCGCATGTGGCTGAACGCCAACTGTCGATACGATGTGCATTATGCCGCCAGCGTAGCGGTGGAGCGATTGCTGCCGGACATCGCCAGCCTGGCCCGGCTGGACTCGCACGACCTGCCCGGCGAGGCCGTGCAGTACCTATTCGACAGCCGCTACATCCCCGCCGACCGCTTCCAGAATTTCGTGACGGAGGAGTTCGGCAGCAGCACCGGCGGTGCGCAGGTCTTGGCCATGAGCGACTGGATCGGGTCGCACCTCAGCTATGTGCCCGGGGTCAGCAATGCCAACACCACCGGCATGGACACCTTCGTGGAGCGGCAGGGCGTGTGCCGCGATTATGCGCATGTGATGATCATGCTGGCCCGCGCGGCCGGCATCCCCGCCCGATATGTTAGCCTGTACGATCCCGGCGTGACCCCGCAGGACTTCCATGCCGTGGCAGAGGTCTTCCTGGCGGACCCGGGCGTGAAGGACGGCGGAGCATGGCACCTCGTCGATCCCACGGGCATGGCCGACCCGGCCCACAGCGTGAAGATCGGCGTCGGGCGCGATGCCGCTGATGTCAGCTTCCTGACCAGTTTCGGCAATTGCGAGATGCTTGAACAGAGCGTCAGCGTGACCCGCTCCGAAGATGAATAG
- the zwf gene encoding glucose-6-phosphate dehydrogenase, with protein sequence MVVSFKAKRLILFGATGDLSQRMLLPSLCALDADELLDPELKIIGTARSQLSDSEFRNFAREAVEKYLPNGRRGRIADFINRLSYHPVDVTTPEGFKNLAEKAGGGEQPVAIFLSTAPSLFEPTIQGLRDAGLAGEMSRISLEKPLGTDLQSSKEINDAVASAFSEDRIFRIDHYLGKETVQNLIALRFANIMFEPLWNAQHIEHVQITVGETVGLESRVDFYDDAGALRDMVQNHMLQLLALVAMEPPTHFYADAVRDEKVKVLRALRKVSAKEIVTGQYRAGAIDGKSVPGYDEELGKDSDTETFVALKAHIDNWRWTGVPFYLRTGKRLPERVTEIVVQFRCIPYSIFTNAKTVPNRLVIGIQPEENISLSLMAKVPGLDRDGMRLRSVPLDIAMPDAFVGAARRIAYERLLLDLIEGNQTLFVRRDEVEAQWDWIDAIRQTWTEEGLTPKTYSAGTWGPSSAIALAERDGVTWHD encoded by the coding sequence ATGGTAGTGAGCTTCAAGGCCAAGCGGCTGATCCTGTTCGGCGCAACCGGCGATCTCTCGCAGCGCATGCTCCTGCCATCCCTGTGCGCGCTGGACGCGGACGAACTGCTCGACCCGGAGCTGAAGATCATCGGTACAGCCCGCTCGCAGCTTTCCGACAGCGAGTTCCGTAACTTTGCGCGCGAGGCGGTGGAGAAATACCTCCCCAACGGGCGACGTGGGCGGATCGCGGATTTCATCAACCGGCTGAGTTACCACCCGGTCGACGTGACCACGCCCGAAGGGTTCAAGAACCTGGCGGAGAAGGCTGGCGGCGGGGAACAGCCCGTGGCCATCTTCCTCAGCACCGCGCCCAGCCTGTTCGAGCCCACGATCCAGGGCCTGCGCGATGCCGGGCTGGCGGGCGAGATGTCCCGCATCAGCCTGGAAAAGCCGCTCGGCACCGACCTGCAGAGCAGCAAGGAAATCAACGATGCGGTCGCCAGCGCCTTCTCAGAAGACCGCATTTTCCGCATCGACCACTACCTGGGCAAGGAGACCGTCCAGAACCTGATCGCCCTGCGCTTTGCCAACATCATGTTCGAACCGCTGTGGAACGCACAGCATATCGAGCATGTGCAGATTACCGTGGGCGAAACCGTGGGCTTGGAAAGCCGCGTCGATTTCTATGACGATGCCGGCGCCCTGCGCGACATGGTGCAGAACCACATGCTGCAATTGCTGGCGCTGGTGGCGATGGAGCCGCCCACGCATTTCTACGCCGATGCGGTGCGCGACGAGAAGGTGAAAGTGCTGCGCGCCCTGCGAAAGGTTTCCGCCAAGGAGATCGTGACCGGCCAGTACCGCGCGGGCGCGATCGACGGCAAATCCGTGCCCGGTTATGACGAGGAACTGGGCAAGGACAGCGACACCGAGACCTTCGTGGCGCTGAAGGCCCATATCGACAACTGGCGCTGGACGGGCGTGCCTTTCTACCTGCGCACCGGTAAGCGGCTGCCCGAACGCGTGACGGAGATCGTGGTGCAGTTCCGCTGCATTCCCTATTCCATCTTCACCAACGCCAAGACCGTGCCGAACAGGCTGGTCATCGGCATCCAGCCGGAAGAGAATATCTCCCTGTCCCTGATGGCCAAGGTGCCCGGGCTGGACCGTGACGGGATGCGGCTCCGCTCCGTACCGCTGGATATCGCCATGCCCGACGCTTTCGTCGGCGCGGCGCGGCGCATCGCATACGAACGCCTGCTGCTGGACCTGATCGAGGGCAACCAGACGCTGTTCGTGCGGCGCGACGAGGTGGAGGCCCAGTGGGACTGGATCGATGCCATCCGGCAGACCTGGACCGAGGAAGGCCTGACGCCCAAGACCTATTCCGCCGGCACATGGGGGCCCAGCAGCGCCATCGCGCTGGCCGAACGCGACGGAGTGACCTGGCATGACTGA
- the edd gene encoding phosphogluconate dehydratase, translating to MTELNDTIHRVTQRVIEKSRPRRQAYLDLIAREADNRPDRASVSCSNLAHAYAGTPEDQAALVAAKGPNIGIVTSYNDMLSAHQPYGRYPERLKIYAREVGATAQVAGATPAMCDGVTQGQEGMELSLFSRDTIALSTAVALSHAMYDGVALLGICDKIVPGLLMGALRFGHLPCVFVPSGPMPSGIANKEKQKTRQLYAEGKVGRDELLASEMGSYHSPGTCTFYGTANSNQMMMEMMGLHVPGSAFIQPGTKLRQALDRAAMHRTAAMHQDGEDYRPLGKCVDEKAIVNAAIGLLATGGSTNHAIHIPAMARAAGISFDWTDLSELSSAVPLITQVYPNGSGDVNHFHDAGGMGYVIGALLDAGLCHRDILTVSDSDLSKYAQEPGLAEDDTLVWRDVGESGDDTMLRPASNPFKPDGGMRLLEGNLGRACFKSSAVERDRWTVEAPCRVFQTQHDVAEAFKAGELDRDVVVVVRFQGPRANGMPELHKLTPPLGVLQDRGYKVALVTDGRMSGASGKVPAAIHVTPEALAHDGASGPLAKLQDGDIVRVCAATGTLSTTADLDAREAAPDPAPDMGMGRELFASFRLLADGAEQGASPMLAGAGL from the coding sequence ATGACTGAGCTTAATGACACGATCCACCGCGTCACCCAGCGCGTCATAGAGAAATCGCGCCCTCGGCGGCAGGCCTATCTGGACCTGATTGCGCGCGAGGCGGACAACCGGCCGGACCGGGCCAGCGTGTCCTGCTCCAACCTCGCCCATGCCTATGCCGGGACACCGGAAGACCAGGCTGCGCTGGTCGCCGCCAAGGGGCCGAATATCGGCATTGTCACGTCGTACAATGACATGCTGTCCGCCCACCAGCCATACGGCCGGTACCCCGAACGCCTGAAGATCTATGCCCGCGAAGTGGGCGCTACGGCGCAGGTGGCAGGCGCGACGCCGGCCATGTGCGATGGCGTGACGCAGGGGCAGGAAGGCATGGAGCTTTCGCTGTTCAGCCGCGACACCATCGCGCTCAGCACTGCGGTTGCGCTCAGCCACGCGATGTATGACGGCGTGGCCCTGCTGGGCATTTGCGACAAGATCGTGCCGGGCCTGCTGATGGGGGCGCTGCGCTTCGGGCACCTGCCCTGCGTCTTCGTGCCCAGTGGCCCCATGCCCAGCGGTATCGCCAACAAGGAAAAGCAGAAGACCCGCCAGCTTTATGCAGAAGGCAAGGTCGGGCGCGACGAACTGCTGGCCAGCGAAATGGGCAGCTATCACTCGCCCGGTACCTGCACGTTCTATGGCACGGCCAATTCCAATCAGATGATGATGGAAATGATGGGCCTGCACGTCCCCGGCTCGGCCTTCATCCAGCCGGGCACGAAGCTGCGCCAGGCGCTGGACCGGGCCGCCATGCATCGCACCGCCGCCATGCACCAGGATGGCGAGGATTACCGTCCGCTGGGCAAATGCGTGGATGAAAAGGCCATCGTCAACGCCGCTATCGGCCTGCTGGCCACGGGCGGCTCCACCAACCACGCCATCCACATCCCGGCCATGGCGCGCGCGGCGGGCATCAGCTTCGACTGGACGGATTTGTCCGAACTCAGCAGCGCGGTGCCGCTGATAACGCAGGTCTATCCCAACGGTTCGGGCGATGTGAACCACTTCCACGACGCGGGCGGCATGGGATATGTCATCGGCGCGCTGCTGGATGCCGGACTGTGCCACCGCGATATCCTGACCGTCAGCGACAGCGACCTGTCGAAATACGCGCAGGAACCGGGGCTGGCCGAGGATGACACGCTGGTCTGGCGCGATGTCGGCGAGAGCGGGGATGACACGATGCTGCGCCCTGCCAGCAACCCTTTCAAGCCCGATGGCGGCATGCGCCTGCTGGAAGGCAATCTGGGCCGCGCCTGCTTCAAGTCCAGCGCCGTTGAGCGCGATCGCTGGACGGTGGAGGCGCCGTGCCGCGTCTTCCAGACGCAGCATGACGTGGCAGAGGCGTTCAAGGCTGGCGAACTGGACCGCGACGTGGTCGTGGTCGTCCGCTTCCAGGGGCCGCGCGCCAACGGCATGCCGGAACTGCACAAGCTGACGCCGCCGCTGGGCGTGCTGCAGGACCGGGGATACAAGGTGGCGCTGGTCACCGATGGCCGCATGAGCGGGGCGAGCGGCAAGGTGCCCGCCGCCATCCATGTCACGCCAGAGGCGCTGGCGCATGATGGCGCATCCGGCCCGCTGGCCAAACTGCAAGATGGCGACATCGTGCGCGTCTGCGCCGCCACCGGCACGCTTTCCACCACCGCAGACCTGGATGCGCGCGAGGCAGCACCCGATCCCGCGCCGGACATGGGCATGGGCCGCGAACTCTTCGCATCCTTCCGCCTGCTGGCGGACGGCGCAGAACAGGGCGCAAGCCCGATGCTGGCAGGAGCAGGACTTTGA
- the glk gene encoding glucokinase: MSTQIVTVDIGGTHARFAIADIAGDGTITMEEPTTLHTEDHASFQTAWEDFRERKGGALPDGVSMAIAGPTGGDVIRFTNNPWIIRPALVGEKLGVAHHTIVNDFEAVAHAVARLPEDCFTHLAGPEEPLSPTGRLSVLGPGTGLGVAHLYREPDGRYRVSATEGGHIDFAPLDQIEDAILARLRKRHTRVSVERVVAGPAISDIYETLAAMEKRATTESDDIEIWTKGMSGEDSLCAAAVDRFCMSLGSVAGDIALAQGGFGGVVIAGGLGFRLRDTLVSSGFAERFAAKGRFQSLMAKIPVKLMVHPQPGLYGAAAAYASQHLK, from the coding sequence TTGAGCACGCAGATCGTCACCGTCGATATCGGCGGCACTCATGCCCGTTTCGCCATTGCGGACATCGCCGGTGACGGCACGATCACGATGGAGGAGCCCACCACGCTCCACACCGAAGATCACGCCAGTTTCCAGACCGCGTGGGAGGATTTCCGCGAGCGCAAGGGCGGCGCGCTGCCCGATGGCGTGAGCATGGCGATTGCTGGCCCCACCGGCGGCGACGTGATCCGTTTCACGAACAATCCCTGGATCATCCGCCCCGCTCTGGTGGGAGAGAAGCTGGGCGTGGCGCATCACACCATCGTCAACGATTTCGAGGCGGTGGCCCACGCCGTCGCCCGCCTGCCGGAAGACTGCTTCACCCATCTCGCCGGGCCGGAGGAGCCGCTCAGCCCCACCGGCCGCCTCAGCGTGCTCGGGCCGGGCACCGGGCTTGGCGTGGCGCATCTCTACCGCGAGCCGGACGGGCGCTACCGCGTATCCGCGACCGAGGGCGGGCACATCGACTTCGCGCCGCTCGACCAGATCGAGGACGCGATCCTCGCCCGGCTGCGCAAACGCCACACGCGTGTGTCGGTCGAACGTGTCGTGGCAGGCCCCGCCATCAGCGACATCTACGAGACGCTGGCGGCGATGGAAAAGCGCGCGACGACCGAGAGCGACGATATCGAAATCTGGACCAAGGGCATGAGCGGGGAAGACAGCCTGTGCGCTGCCGCCGTGGACCGGTTCTGCATGTCGCTGGGCAGCGTTGCGGGCGACATTGCGCTCGCCCAAGGCGGCTTTGGCGGCGTGGTGATCGCCGGTGGCCTCGGCTTCCGCCTGCGCGACACGCTGGTCTCTTCCGGCTTTGCTGAGCGCTTTGCGGCGAAAGGCCGTTTTCAGTCGCTGATGGCAAAAATTCCCGTGAAGCTGATGGTCCACCCCCAGCCCGGCCTGTATGGTGCGGCTGCGGCCTATGCCTCGCAACACCTCAAATAG
- the eda gene encoding bifunctional 4-hydroxy-2-oxoglutarate aldolase/2-dehydro-3-deoxy-phosphogluconate aldolase — MSRIDEIMRTAPVIPVLVVEDVAMARPLAEALVKGGLTVLEVTLRTDAALDVIREMKQVEGAIVGAGTVTNPQELEQAIEAGSEFIVSPGLTETLGRAAVDSGIPFLPGTANAGDIMRGLDLGLDRFKFFPATAAGGIPALKSLAAPFHKVRFCPTGGITEDTASDWLAMDSVLCCGGSWLVPKGSPDYVAIAEGARRAAALAA, encoded by the coding sequence ATGAGCCGGATCGATGAAATCATGCGGACCGCCCCGGTCATACCCGTGCTGGTGGTGGAGGATGTGGCCATGGCCCGTCCGCTCGCGGAGGCACTGGTGAAAGGCGGCCTGACGGTGCTGGAAGTGACGCTGCGCACAGACGCCGCACTCGATGTGATCCGCGAAATGAAGCAGGTCGAAGGCGCCATCGTGGGCGCAGGCACGGTCACCAATCCGCAGGAGCTGGAGCAGGCGATCGAGGCTGGCAGCGAGTTCATCGTCTCCCCTGGCCTCACCGAAACGCTGGGCCGCGCGGCGGTCGACAGCGGCATCCCCTTCCTGCCCGGCACGGCCAATGCAGGTGACATAATGCGCGGGCTGGACCTGGGGCTGGACCGCTTCAAGTTTTTCCCCGCCACCGCAGCGGGCGGCATCCCCGCGCTGAAGTCCCTCGCCGCGCCGTTCCACAAGGTGCGCTTCTGCCCCACCGGCGGCATCACGGAAGATACCGCATCCGACTGGCTGGCGATGGACAGCGTGCTGTGCTGCGGCGGCAGCTGGCTCGTGCCCAAGGGCTCGCCCGATTACGTCGCCATTGCCGAGGGCGCACGGCGCGCGGCGGCGCTGGCAGCATGA